One genomic region from Patescibacteria group bacterium encodes:
- a CDS encoding divergent PAP2 family protein, with protein sequence MLKELITNPIILSCLFSDLISQAIKAIIYSRKNAGFHWRYLLMAAGMPSTHTAVVTSLTLGIFLYEGITTLFIASLVFSLIVIRDVIGDRVFAQHQEDIVNKIFAKIFHGSFEGIEWKNLIGHNLREVFWGIILGLFITSIIFIIWWS encoded by the coding sequence ATGCTAAAAGAATTGATTACCAACCCAATCATTTTGAGTTGTCTTTTTTCTGACCTCATTTCCCAGGCAATAAAGGCGATTATTTATTCCCGCAAAAATGCCGGGTTCCATTGGCGTTACCTTTTGATGGCCGCCGGCATGCCTTCCACACATACGGCGGTGGTTACATCCCTGACTTTGGGAATTTTTCTTTACGAAGGTATTACCACCTTGTTTATAGCCTCTTTGGTGTTTTCTTTAATAGTCATCCGCGACGTTATCGGCGACCGCGTTTTTGCCCAGCATCAGGAAGATATTGTCAACAAAATTTTTGCCAAAATTTTCCATGGCAGTTTTGAGGGCATTGAATGGAAAAATCTCATTGGTCATAATCTAAGAGAAGTATTTTGGGGGATAATTTTGGGCCTCTTTATAACCTCAATAATTTTCATTATATGGTGGAGTTAG
- a CDS encoding class I SAM-dependent methyltransferase yields MKEEIAQKLLKKVKESYNIISGDFSATRGYIWPDLEIFGKYIKAGDKVLDLGCGNGRLYDFLKNKSINYFGVDNSEALINEAKKKYPEIADKFQVGDALDLNFPDNHFDAVMMVAVLNHLPSKELRLQVLNNVKRVLKPDGYLLMTNWNLYQKKYRPLIIKYSLLKLIGKSPLDFGDCLVPFGQEKVKRYYHSFTKKEIQKLAVLSGLTILENYYSLKGTKGHWFTGKNLVSILQK; encoded by the coding sequence ATGAAAGAAGAAATTGCGCAAAAATTATTAAAAAAAGTTAAGGAAAGTTATAACATAATCAGTGGGGACTTTTCCGCTACCCGCGGTTATATTTGGCCGGACTTGGAAATTTTTGGCAAATATATTAAAGCGGGGGATAAGGTTTTGGATTTGGGCTGTGGCAATGGCAGATTATACGATTTTTTGAAAAATAAATCAATAAATTATTTTGGCGTTGATAATTCGGAGGCCCTTATAAATGAAGCGAAAAAGAAATATCCGGAAATTGCCGATAAATTCCAAGTCGGAGATGCGCTGGATTTAAATTTCCCCGACAACCATTTTGACGCGGTAATGATGGTAGCAGTATTAAATCATCTTCCATCAAAAGAGCTTCGACTCCAAGTTTTAAATAATGTGAAGCGGGTTTTAAAGCCCGATGGATATTTATTGATGACTAATTGGAATCTATATCAAAAGAAATACAGGCCGCTTATTATTAAGTATAGCTTGTTAAAGCTTATCGGTAAATCTCCGCTGGATTTCGGTGATTGTTTAGTTCCTTTTGGTCAAGAAAAAGTGAAGAGATATTATCATTCTTTTACTAAAAAAGAAATTCAAAAATTAGCCGTTCTTTCTGGTTTGACAATTTTAGAGAATTATTATAGTTTAAAAGGAACAAAAGGTCATTGGTTTACTGGTAAAAATTTAGTAAGCATTTTACAAAAATAG
- a CDS encoding tRNA uridine(34) 5-carboxymethylaminomethyl modification radical SAM/GNAT enzyme Elp3, with product MQEQFIKEIIKLKPRTPNRMSKIKRRLAKRFGIPIVPNSEVLKYYHELLAKNKIKPDKQFEDLIKKRSIRTLSGVAPVTLLTKPYPCPGTCAYCPSEPNMPKSYLSNEPAAMRAVLNKFDPYKQVHYRIKALEANGHDTDKIELIVLGGTWSYYPKKYRESFIKSSFAAANDYPKFNKSSAKKSLKELQKKNETAKHRIIGLSLETRADYVTPKEIAHLRELGCTRIQLGVQSIYDSILKLNKRGHGIQEVIKATKLFKDAGFKVDYHLMPNLPGSNPKKDLEMFRQLFSNSVFQPDQLKIYPCIVNKYSLLYQWFKQGKFKPYSDKELSDLLIKIKALIPYYVRLNRLVRDIPKESIEAGNKITNLREYLQKRIKERGLRCKCIRCREARNKTANLKQAKLFIEKYPASGGIEYFLSYENKDRTILYAFVRLRLPSFYYSKPDLKKNSGSDSSPAKRGQNDIFRFIPEIKDCALIRELHTYGQLMPLRSEKNLKTKIQHQGFGKMLMAQAEKIAVKEGFKKIAVIAGVGVRGYYKKLGYKLKGTYMIKHLTKI from the coding sequence ATGCAAGAACAGTTTATCAAAGAAATCATAAAATTAAAACCCCGGACTCCCAACCGGATGTCTAAAATAAAAAGGCGCCTAGCCAAGCGTTTTGGTATTCCTATTGTTCCCAATTCGGAAGTTTTAAAATATTATCATGAACTATTAGCTAAAAATAAGATTAAACCGGATAAACAATTTGAAGATTTAATCAAAAAACGCTCCATTCGCACCCTCTCCGGTGTAGCTCCCGTTACCTTGCTCACCAAGCCCTATCCTTGCCCAGGAACTTGCGCCTATTGCCCCTCGGAGCCCAATATGCCCAAAAGCTACCTTTCCAACGAACCAGCGGCCATGCGCGCGGTTTTAAACAAATTTGACCCCTATAAACAGGTCCATTACCGCATTAAAGCGCTGGAAGCCAACGGCCACGATACAGATAAAATTGAATTGATTGTCCTCGGCGGCACTTGGTCTTATTATCCCAAAAAATACCGTGAATCATTTATTAAATCCTCTTTTGCCGCCGCCAATGATTATCCCAAATTCAATAAATCTTCGGCCAAAAAAAGCTTAAAAGAATTGCAAAAGAAAAATGAAACGGCCAAACACCGCATCATCGGCCTGTCTTTGGAAACCCGCGCTGACTATGTAACGCCCAAAGAAATCGCTCACCTGCGCGAACTTGGTTGTACACGTATTCAGCTTGGCGTCCAATCAATCTATGACAGCATTTTAAAATTGAACAAACGCGGGCATGGAATCCAAGAAGTAATTAAAGCGACTAAACTTTTTAAAGATGCCGGTTTTAAAGTTGACTATCACCTGATGCCCAACCTACCGGGTTCTAATCCTAAAAAAGATTTGGAAATGTTTAGGCAACTGTTCTCCAATTCTGTCTTCCAACCGGACCAACTTAAAATTTATCCCTGTATTGTCAATAAATATTCTTTGCTTTATCAATGGTTTAAACAAGGGAAATTTAAGCCGTACAGCGATAAGGAACTTTCAGACCTGCTGATTAAAATCAAAGCGCTTATCCCCTACTATGTTCGTTTGAATCGCCTCGTGCGCGATATTCCCAAGGAAAGCATTGAAGCGGGAAATAAAATCACCAACCTGCGCGAGTATTTACAAAAAAGAATAAAAGAACGAGGCCTGCGTTGCAAATGTATCCGCTGTCGCGAAGCCCGCAATAAAACCGCCAACCTTAAACAAGCGAAATTATTTATAGAAAAATACCCCGCCTCCGGTGGAATAGAATACTTTTTGAGTTATGAAAATAAAGACCGCACCATTCTTTACGCTTTTGTCCGCCTGCGCTTGCCATCTTTTTATTATTCTAAGCCCGATTTGAAAAAAAATTCGGGTTCAGATTCTTCCCCCGCTAAGCGGGGTCAGAATGACATATTTAGATTTATTCCGGAAATAAAAGATTGCGCCCTGATTCGCGAATTGCACACTTATGGCCAGCTTATGCCCCTGCGTTCCGAAAAAAATCTAAAAACAAAAATTCAACATCAGGGTTTTGGCAAAATGCTGATGGCGCAAGCGGAAAAGATTGCTGTCAAAGAAGGGTTTAAAAAAATCGCCGTTATTGCCGGCGTGGGCGTGCGGGGTTATTACAAAAAACTGGGGTATAAATTAAAAGGAACTTATATGATTAAACACTTGACAAAAATCTGA
- a CDS encoding serine hydroxymethyltransferase has product MSYLSKFDSEIAGGLENELNRQRHGLEMIASENIVSRAVLEALGSVLTNKYSEGYPNKRYYGGNEFIDVCENLAIQRAKELFGAEHANVQPHAGSQANMAAYFALLAPGDKLMAMNLAHGGHLTHGNPVNFSGRYYQIIAYGVRRDNQLIDMEEVREIALKEKPKLILAGATAYPRKIDFKKFREIADEVGAYFMVDMAHIAGLVAAKIHPDPIPYADVITTTTHKTLCGPRGAMILCKIEDRLNPKDKKNLAQKIDSAVFPGLQGGPLEHAIAAKAVAFKEALESEFKIYQKQIVKNAQALGQALLGQGIDLVSGGTDNHLLLLDLTKTGVSGKEAETALDAVGIYTNKNMIPYDTRKPMDPSGLRVGTAALTTRGLKESEMEIIGEMMAKIIKNPNDEAIKTEVRNQVKEITEKYPIYPDLSYL; this is encoded by the coding sequence ATGTCTTATCTATCAAAATTTGATTCGGAAATCGCCGGCGGGCTGGAAAATGAATTAAACCGCCAACGGCACGGCTTGGAAATGATTGCTTCGGAAAATATCGTCTCGCGGGCGGTACTGGAGGCCCTGGGTTCGGTTTTAACCAATAAATATTCGGAGGGGTATCCGAATAAAAGATACTACGGCGGAAACGAATTTATTGATGTTTGCGAAAATTTAGCCATACAAAGAGCCAAAGAACTTTTCGGCGCGGAACACGCCAATGTCCAGCCGCATGCCGGCTCGCAGGCCAATATGGCTGCTTACTTTGCCTTGCTTGCTCCGGGCGACAAACTAATGGCTATGAATCTGGCGCACGGCGGACATCTGACGCACGGCAATCCGGTAAATTTTTCCGGCCGGTATTATCAAATAATTGCCTACGGTGTCAGGCGCGATAACCAGTTAATTGATATGGAGGAAGTCCGCGAGATTGCCTTGAAAGAAAAACCAAAACTAATTCTCGCCGGAGCGACCGCTTATCCGAGAAAAATTGACTTTAAAAAATTCCGAGAAATTGCCGATGAAGTCGGAGCTTATTTTATGGTGGATATGGCGCATATTGCCGGTCTGGTAGCCGCTAAAATCCATCCAGACCCTATCCCCTATGCCGATGTGATTACCACCACCACTCACAAAACTTTGTGCGGCCCTCGCGGGGCGATGATTTTATGTAAAATTGAAGACCGCTTAAATCCCAAAGATAAAAAAAATCTGGCGCAAAAGATAGACAGCGCCGTTTTCCCCGGACTCCAGGGCGGACCCTTGGAGCACGCCATCGCCGCCAAGGCCGTGGCTTTTAAAGAAGCGTTGGAATCGGAATTTAAAATTTATCAAAAGCAAATAGTCAAAAACGCTCAAGCTCTCGGACAAGCGCTCCTCGGCCAAGGCATTGACCTTGTTTCCGGCGGAACCGATAACCATTTGCTTCTGCTTGACCTTACTAAAACCGGCGTCTCTGGAAAAGAAGCTGAAACCGCGCTGGACGCAGTAGGAATTTATACCAATAAAAATATGATACCTTATGACACCCGCAAACCCATGGACCCGTCGGGACTGCGAGTGGGAACAGCCGCCCTAACTACGCGGGGATTGAAAGAAAGTGAAATGGAAATAATCGGCGAAATGATGGCAAAAATTATTAAAAATCCCAATGACGAGGCGATTAAAACGGAAGTTAGAAACCAAGTCAAGGAGATTACGGAAAAATATCCGATTTATCCGGATTTAAGTTATTTATAA